In the Pogona vitticeps strain Pit_001003342236 chromosome 2, PviZW2.1, whole genome shotgun sequence genome, ATTATCCggcgaacctaaattttgcggccagagaagtctgaaATTCAAAAAGCCTGTAAGTGGAGCCTTCTGTAAGTCAAGCGTCCACTGTAtaatatacgtgtgtgtgtgtttgtgtactaTTTATGCTTTGCGATTACAATTTGGGGAGTATAAGAgatatacatggattttgaaccagacaagtgtctgctACCCCTAACCTCAACATTGTTGAAGGAGAAGTGTGAGAGCTTCTTCAAGTAAAGAGTCCACACACAGCCTGTTATTTTGAGAAGTGAGGATGATGAGGATatgaaggaaaagcagaaaaagTAGTCCTGCAGTAGGTAATTCTGCAAGAGGCAATGTAAAACAAGCCAGACTTGGCTGACACAGTGGAACTGACTACATGACAGGAGACAGGGAAGATTTGACATCCAGTGTCAAGCTGAATGGGGGAAAGCTCATTCATCTTTGCAAAGCCAGGATTGCTTCCTTGTGGTCAGGAGAGGCACactgggaccgagagaaaggtgTGTGTTCTGGAATCCGGTGGGGGAAAGAGTTTGTGTCCAGCAGGGCCAAAGTGTGGACCATCAGGAGTGGCAGCTGAACTTGGATCAGCACAAGGTGGCAGTTCAACTGATGAGGATGACAATGAAGAGTTGGATTTCCAATGTTTGCCACTGGCAAACATGCTCATGCTCTAGTTTCAAATGGCACAGAGATTATACCTTTGAGTCGGTTGACTCAGTGGCCCTTTCTAATCAATCTGATGGTTCATCAGATTTCATTTGTTTGCTTAGCAAACATGATCAGGAACCAAAGGGCTGTCCTTTGACAATACCAAGGATCCTGATCCGGATTGTAATATGAGGACAAATCCTGGCTTTTGCTTCTGATTGCACAAGCCAGGAGCCTCAATGCAGACAGTAAGCTATCCTTTTAATTCTTGAACAGTTCAGCTCCTTATGTTGGCAGGAAAAGTCAAGTGGAAGGAAATCAGCCTGTGTACAAAGGCATACAACTGATGAATAATAAaagccaggattctctggaattCTGGTTTACTGCTCTTTGCAAATTGGTCCTTCGGATCAAGGCCAAAGTTAAATATGATATGCCAATAATagtgaaaaggggaaaaagagtaCAAGACAGCATTATTTTAGGCAGAGATACTGCATATTCCCAATcatgtataggcatccttcagtctcgagagaccatggtaacgtgctctgtattgaggagcGTCCTCTCCAGAGCAATATTCCCAATATGATATTGGATTACTTTTTTCCTTACAGTAAACCTAAGGAAGTCCGCTTCATTAGACTTTATAGTGAATGAAGACCTTATAGACTTTTATAAGTCtataaaagcttatgccaaataaaacttggttGTGTCAAAATGGTTTCTCTTGTTTTCACTCTGTTAACTAACATAGCTACCACCCTAGAGATAATGTCACCGAAAACAAGTTCCTTTccttcagaaatacatttttcccaATATGCAAACTTACCACATACAGAAATGTCATAAAACCACTCTGTAAAGATGTCATATCCTATTGCTGAGCCCAATACCAGAAGCAGATTAGAGATTTGCTATTAGCAGCTCTAAGCTTATAGCTATGAAGTATACTACCAATTTACTCTCACCCCTTCAGGACCAGGTTCAAATTCAAAGTTACCCAAAATCCAGTAAGCATATATATTAGTTATTGGCCAAGGTTTGCTTTTACACAcaggggaaaaagcaaaaaagaaaagttgattttttttccttcagcaagGAGATACCAGAAGCATGCAACAGTGCCTACCTCTAGTTCAATGAACTGATCCCAGACAGTTTCCCATTTGTGAACATTATTAtacagctgtttgtttttttcataaaGATCTTTCATTTTCACAAGTTCCTCATCATGGTGATTCAATAACTCTTCTGAGAAATTGTCTGGAATAAGAAAAGCAAGGCATATGGCAAAGGATCAAATGGGTGATCAAACAACTCCACTGTAACCCAACCCTGCAGGAATTTCCAGAATTTGACAGTCCAACAAAGGCTGCATCTTGTTTTACAGGAATGTTTTACTGGCTTTAATCAATGGAGTCTCAAGTGCACACTATTTCAATCAAAAATAAATCAGGGAGGAAGAGAGCATAATTACCATTATAAAATGGCTGAAATGCAGCTCTTTGTTCATCACCAAAACAGCATTTTTGCCAGTAACTCTCAAGCTCTTGCCTCACTTTCAAAGTAATTTCTTTAAGTTGTTCTTTCTTCAGTTCGTTCAGGCTCTGCAACTGTTCTTCCCACTAATGAAAGCCAAATAAATGAAACACAATAAAAGATATTACATTTACCAGCATAGCAAATCACTCTTTATCCATATATGCACCAAGGCAGTGtaaaattataattaaattaaagaagtagcaaaaacaacagatCTGACAGCCAATGACTCTTAAAATGCTtggaaaacaaaaaatgttttgacCTGACATTGAAAGAACTGCAATGAGGGCACCAGCCATATCTCCAGGAGGAGATATGGCTGGCATACTGGAACTAAGCTCTCTCATCTATTGATACACAGCATACCTGATCCTGGGCAGGCTGAAATGGGAAGTGCTTCAGTGTGAAGGTACTTCTGGAAGTACTTGAGTGTCAAATTCTTTCAGACATGAAATGCAATTCAGACCATTGAATTCGTATTAAAATGAATAGGCAGCCAGTAAAGCGCTTTGTGAATCAATTTATTATTCCACttgcagtggggtcttgacttgagaacttaatccgtattggaaggcggttctcaagtcaaaaagttctcaggtcaaatctgcatttcccataggaatgcattgaaaaccatttgatccgtatctgctcttttccgtccatagaaactaatgggaagctgctattctgccttcgaccactggagggggatattttgtttctttttttccttaggtcaagaaaggttcagggaaggcagggaaaatacagtccaggcagtacaggaccaggcagtctgaagacttgtctcccaatccactctctaaacgctgggaggagtgaggaagcagacaggcacccttttcactggccaacagttaactgaaagttcaaattttgcactttccctgcctcccacgtggttttttttcagttcttaactcaaatctaagtacttaagtcaagtcaatattttcctatgagagtggttcttaagtcaaaatgttcttaactcaagccgttcttaagtcaagaccccactgtagttatatTGGCTATAATTATAGCAAAATAAATTCCATTATGTAGAGCATAACACACCAACTTAACATTCCTTTTAATGAATTCCTGCTACATGCACTATACTATAGCAACAAAGGGGGGTAGATGGAGGATAACCTATGACTTCATTAATTTGAATGTCAGCTTGACATCCAGAGCGATTCCTGTAacagaataaacattttaaaatgacaagctgactttctctttctccatacCTAATATTAACACTGCTGGTTCCCTGTTTCAGATGAGGCTTGGAAAAAGACCCAACACTCAAAGTACATTAAAAGGAAAAGTAGGCTCTAAGTAAAGGTTGCCCCATTACCAGTCCTCACTTATACTTTACCCTCATGTTCTCTATCCTCATAGAGTAAGAATCATAGAACTGCTAACGTAGCACCAAGTAAATTCACAACAGATCAATGCTCCCCAGTAAATGCAGGCTGAAACACACTTAAATTTATAAAAGCACAGTTCATTGCCCAATAAGGGCCCAGCCAAGACTTTGCTATGTGGCAGAGTACACTAGCATGTTCTCATTAACAACTTGAAATGTTACACTTAGATGATTATGAAGCATGGCTTCAGAATTTCACTATTATTACCATCTTTATGGCTTCAGAAATAGAACAGTTGCCTGTTGTTCTTGTCAGTTGATCCCGCTCCTCTTGTGGCCACTGAAGTCTATCCCACAGAACCTGCACCTCTTTCACCAGACATTCCTTGGTGTCAATCAAGGATTCTTTCTTTACCTGCAACTACAAAGACATATCCACACCAATTAATTCAGAACAATCTCATAAAGAATGCAGCAACAAGGCACATGGATTCTATAGTCTCTCAAGATAAAGTATAAACCAGGTAGATCCAGCATGCCATCACAAGTACCTTCTATGCTTCAATTACACAGGAGCTCAGAGTATGGCAGTAATATGGgattcctacttttaaagaggtcaGTGATTGAATAaaatttctagtgggtggggctGGGTAATGTTTCCAGGTCCCACTCCTTTGAAGTGgcataaacatacagaaaattATAATGGCTGAAACCCAACATGGCAGTAATTTAATCAGACTTTCTCAGAACCTCCTCTCTTTGCCtcaaatctgttccagaagattctCCAGACCTATGGAGATTATGAAGGCATGTAGAGGTCAACAGGGTAGGAGAAAAATTGCCCTCCTGCAAGTCCTCTGGCAGGAACAGTTCCAGTAGCAGACTGTAACAGGATCTTGGCCTATATAAGAATGTTTAATTCATGTAATTTAAATGGCTTTGTGGTGTAGAATTTAGATTGCTTGAGGAAAGCAATCTCTTTTCCCTGCTGTTTTCACAAGAGAGAATCTTTAAAGAGTCAGTGAACTATTCTAACTCAAGAGACATTGCAAACCATTAGACTTCACAAATATGACACGACACAGAATCACAGCTCAATCTCTCGCACTCCAAATCAGTCTAAATTGACATAAGGTTTCAGAATATGGAATCcagcaacaaaagcaacaacaaaaatggatgGAAAAATTATAATGCTTCAATCATTTATGCAGGCCCTGGACTGAGTGTCCGCTGCCTcctcctcggaggaagaggaGTGGGAGAAGGGGAGCCAGGCACCCAGCCCTTTCCCTTCGCATCCAGGTTAAACAACCCAGTCCCAAGCACTTATGTTATCTCTGTGAGCACAGCATTTTTTACTTTTTGCATTCAGCAGTCCAACCTGATGAATAAGCAACTGGAGATCTTCAAGATTTTTCTTTGTAAGGCAGATATGTTCTTCAACAGCTAACATTTCACTTTCCAAGGTTCCATCTGGGATGTGTCCAATTTCTTCATTATACTCTCTGACTTGTCTTCTCAGTTTTAAAAACCTTTCCAGCCTTTGTTCCTATTAAAATAAATGATGTCGTTTAAGAATAAATAGGTAACCTTTACTGCTTTTATTAGTTCCAAACTAAAACAGGATTTTTAATCCACTGCTATtccaaaacacattgaaaatgtTTAAGACACAATGTGCAACACAGGAGCTTACAAACAGGCCCATTTATTCAGCAAGTCCCAACCAGACCAATTGGAAAGCTCCCGCTTTAGAAACCAACTGGTTCTATTAGTCCAATTTGGTTGCTCCTAACTAAACTATCAAATCCTGAACTAACTCACTGAATTCCAGTCCATGTGTTCAAGGGCAAATCACAAGAAACTAAAACACTTTTAGTGGGGATGGGTAATGTCTCTAGTTTACATTAGATTGGCTCAGAAACATCATCTCCTCACTAACCCAGTAATAAGTCTGTAGTTTTCAGGAAGCTGAGTCGTGGCAActgttaggctgaaatgttttgctaatcatccaagtagcttcttcagtctgaggagagttgttaGGAGATCCTGATATATtgtccacattggtttcactttccctggtccgaataggctcattagatgatTAAAAGAATGGGGGtgaatgaaaatcccacttctgcagtccacCTCCACCAactgtcatgggtcattaacagtggtccttctggtgggtgtggtcctgatctttctggggacggatgaaagggcagcatgataaataggagacagagtgtatctaaggcctccacccctgttgagtgagggattttctatataaacatgtatggcctccctgacccttctctcaaaccacctatcttctcggtccaaaatgaaTACATCTTGGTTATCAAATGAATGTTCTTTgaccttcaaatgaaggaacactgctgattgtggttctgagcCATTTCTCCTCCTGtactgggccattctcctgtttagtagcTGCTTGGTTTTTCCAATGTAGAactccgaacactcctctttgcattggaccaagTATATTATATTGCTTCTGTTGTGTTTAGGACcatacccaccagaaagaccactgttaacgacccatgacaatgggtgaaggACTGCGGAAGTAGGATTATCCCTCATCTCCAGTCCTTTgtcctctaacacagtggtccccaaccttgggcctccagatgttcttggacttcaactcccagaaatcctggccagcagaggtggtggtgaaggcttccgggagctgtagttcaagaacatctggaggcccaaggttggggaccactgctctaacaagcctattcagacgaggggggaagtgaaaccaacatatAGGAtacatcagggatctcctaccaactctgctcagaccgaagaagctacttggatgagtagtgaaacgtttcaacctaacaagaaagaagtccagatgCCATGGCTCAACTTCGAAATAACCTcaactggatgactgagaatcttcacagatataaggCTGTAGTTTGCACCCAGGAATTGTGAATGCTTACAGAACTTCACAATTTCAAGTTAAAATAATAGCCCTTGCTGCTAAGGCCTCACCTTGACTTCAAAGAAGTAATCAGAGAAAGGTAGGTGACTCTCAGAGGCCCAGAAAGGTAATCCCCATCCACTCACAAAGAACTTTTGAGGCAAGAATATTCCTTGTTGGGTTCAAGCATTCTGCATCATAGGAGTTTCTGGAGAGACTGATGCATCCATGTTGTCTGATTTCTGACTGCAGGGAAGCTTCTGGGTGGTGCTTCCCTTAACCACAAATTAAGGGATTTGCATGTCTTTTTAATAAAAAGTTGCCTTCACTTTAAAATTttcatatagtggtgcctcgtataacgagtgccccgtttaacgacgaatctgcatagcgatggttttgccatcgcttttgcgatcgcattgcgatgttgcctatggggaaaaaacgctttgcgatttttccccataggccccattttcccccagctgagcggcgggagcctccgaaggaccgctcccgccgctcagctgggggaaaatgccggcggtggcctcagaaggaccctaccgaagggtccttccgaggccaccgcaggcattcccCTTCGGACCGGGCATTTTCCCTGAGctgggtttaatgcgttcctatggggtttttctttccgtttagcgatgtttccggatagcgacgttaatcctggaacagattaacgtcgctatgtggggcaccactgtatcagaaacCCCAATAGGATTCTCCCACATAACTAAAGTTATTTTGGATCTGACTGGGATGAAGGAGGTAGTATACTGGGAATCCTTAAACTTGAATTTTAATCCAAACCAGGGAAGAATTAAGGGGTCTTCAGAATACTAATGTCTTCTGTTGACTGATACTCAGGCATTATTCTACTGACATAGCTAGGTTTTCAaatatgcagtttttaaaatatgtgtaactTTTCTGGAATGTTTCTATTTTTCTAATGCAGAGATAAACTCAGCACAGTACCTTTATTTTCAAAAGCTTCTCAACATGTTCTTGTAGTTCTTCCAGCTCCAAGCTGCTCGGAATACTGCCAGTAGGTATGTAGTAAGGGGTCTCATAAAGCTCTGAACATAGGTCCTGGTCTTCCTGCTGCAGCCGTTTCAGCTTCTTAAGcctttcatgtttttctttaaGAGCACACTCTAAAGCCAAGCGAAGGTCTTTTTCTAACTGAAGTATGGTTAAACTTTTATCAACCTGGAAAGAGTCATAAAGTTGCAGAGGTAACtactaataataattgtgtgatgtcaattctgacttatagttaccctttccagggtttggtAGGTAAAAAATGCACAGAATTGGCTTACCAGTGACTCCTTCTGGGGggaccctggggctgtgcagcttacccacaactacacaggctagctcttttcTCAAGGTGCACAGGGGGAATCAAACGCCTAACCTtaggctccgcagccagatatctaaaccactgagctatccagccagctaatacaAAAAAGTGGAAACAAGAGTCCTGAGCCTATTTTGGCAAGCtaggtttattttaaattagGGTTGGCATTTGAAAAgtacaaaaatacaaacaaaaactttGGGTTCAATTGCCTGACCAAACACTTAAAGCATCAAGTCATTAGAAAAGAATGAATTAGCATGAGACAATATTCCCTTCCTGTAAATCCTAATTTATATCcatgggaaagggagggagggcagaaTAAGCTAAGATCTGAGCCCGTCCCACCTCTTGCACTTATTGCCCTTAACCTGCATTCCAATTATGTTGCTAGTGTGTAGGTAAAAAAGCCACATGAGTACTGCAAAATGAGAATGGTAGATTTGCAGAGCAGCAAGGCTTTTCTATGTTAGAAATAGTTCCCTATTTTCATAGCGAGTAAAGTCGAAATATGCAAGCAGAGGCCTTATTTTGCAGAGTTCTAAATTTTGAAAAGCAATATTATTTATAAAAAGTGGCTCCATAGAGAATAAATAATGAAGAACTCCTACTGCTGATAGGTATTTTCAGTCTTCACTGTTAATTAGAATGGATTGCCAACTACCCTTAGTGTTTTGTCATTAAGAATAAGCCGCTGAGGATCAACTTGCCTTGTAGGGATCCAGCTtcaattcatctctgagcctatTTAATTGATGCTTATGAATTTCGATgtcattttcaattttttctttcATACTGTTTTCTTCCTCAATCATTTCATTCAACAGAACCTGtccagaaatacacacacacgtCAGTAAATATGTCTATCAAATGTATTAAATGTAAAATTTTCAGCACTTGTTTATTTAATGCATTGCATCCACAGTTAAAAATGTAAGTCACATGTTTGCTTTTTTAGACTCTCATATTTCTAccaaatatttcaaaggaaaagGGAAACCCTTTAATATTTGTAGTTGCATTACAACTACAAATATTAAATTACAAcacaaataaattaatgaaa is a window encoding:
- the LOC110086255 gene encoding protein regulator of cytokinesis 1 isoform X1, with amino-acid sequence MAKPMRQSEVLASSLVNSVTQAVGKLLDLWNEMGISHELQLERMQAAKAHIEVLLNEMIEEENSMKEKIENDIEIHKHQLNRLRDELKLDPYKVDKSLTILQLEKDLRLALECALKEKHERLKKLKRLQQEDQDLCSELYETPYYIPTGSIPSSLELEELQEHVEKLLKIKEQRLERFLKLRRQVREYNEEIGHIPDGTLESEMLAVEEHICLTKKNLEDLQLLIHQLQVKKESLIDTKECLVKEVQVLWDRLQWPQEERDQLTRTTGNCSISEAIKMWEEQLQSLNELKKEQLKEITLKVRQELESYWQKCCFGDEQRAAFQPFYNDNFSEELLNHHDEELVKMKDLYEKNKQLYNNVHKWETVWDQFIELEKKSTDPSRLLNRGGNLLKDERERAKIQKQLLKLGEELKKSIENWEKENDSCFLVYNQRFLDSMAHQLQNHRIKKDQPKISSKRDEFATPKTTVKRAACVNTATPSKIRKVASNLTVLKAASCSNIPSNTAVASKQSIQNKTPYKTIRLDSLYRSPLEECKEGKSTNQPSYSDFMKELSMKSSSNGKIFNSTLKENIDE
- the LOC110086255 gene encoding protein regulator of cytokinesis 1 isoform X4, whose amino-acid sequence is MGISHELQLERMQAAKAHIEVLLNEMIEEENSMKEKIENDIEIHKHQLNRLRDELKLDPYKVDKSLTILQLEKDLRLALECALKEKHERLKKLKRLQQEDQDLCSELYETPYYIPTGSIPSSLELEELQEHVEKLLKIKEQRLERFLKLRRQVREYNEEIGHIPDGTLESEMLAVEEHICLTKKNLEDLQLLIHQLQVKKESLIDTKECLVKEVQVLWDRLQWPQEERDQLTRTTGNCSISEAIKMWEEQLQSLNELKKEQLKEITLKVRQELESYWQKCCFGDEQRAAFQPFYNDNFSEELLNHHDEELVKMKDLYEKNKQLYNNVHKWETVWDQFIELEKKSTDPSRLLNRGGNLLKDERERAKIQKQLLKLGEELKKSIENWEKENDSCFLVYNQRFLDSMAHQLQNHRIKKDQPKISSKRDEFATPKTTVKRAACVNTATPSKIRKVASNLTVLKAASCSNIPSNTAVASKQSIQNKTPYKTIRLDSLYRSPLEECKEGKSTNQPSYSDFMKELSMKSSSNGKIFNSTLKENIDE
- the LOC110086255 gene encoding protein regulator of cytokinesis 1 isoform X5, which codes for MAKPMRQSEVLASSLVNSVTQAVGKLLDLWNEMGISHELQLERMQAAKAHIEVLLNEMIEEENSMKEKIENDIEIHKHQLNRLRDELKLDPYKVDKSLTILQLEKDLRLALECALKEKHERLKKLKRLQQEDQDLCSELYETPYYIPTGSIPSSLELEELQEHVEKLLKIKEQRLERFLKLRRQVREYNEEIGHIPDGTLESEMLAVEEHICLTKKNLEDLQLLIHQLQVKKESLIDTKECLVKEVQVLWDRLQWPQEERDQLTRTTGNCSISEAIKMWEEQLQSLNELKKEQLKEITLKVRQELESYWQKCCFGDEQRAAFQPFYNDNFSEELLNHHDEELVKMKDLYEKNKQLYNNVHKWETVWDQFIELEKKSTDPSRLLNRGGNLLKDERERAKIQKQLLKLGEELKKSIENWEKENDSCFLVYNQRFLDSMAHQLQNHRIKKDQPKISSKRDEFATPKTTVKRAACVNTATPSKIRKVASNLTVLKAASCSNIPSNTAVASKQSIQNKKELSMKSSSNGKIFNSTLKENIDE
- the LOC110086255 gene encoding protein regulator of cytokinesis 1 isoform X7; this encodes MGISHELQLERMQAAKAHIEVLLNEMIEEENSMKEKIENDIEIHKHQLNRLRDELKLDPYKVDKSLTILQLEKDLRLALECALKEKHERLKKLKRLQQEDQDLCSELYETPYYIPTGSIPSSLELEELQEHVEKLLKIKEQRLERFLKLRRQVREYNEEIGHIPDGTLESEMLAVEEHICLTKKNLEDLQLLIHQLQVKKESLIDTKECLVKEVQVLWDRLQWPQEERDQLTRTTGNCSISEAIKMWEEQLQSLNELKKEQLKEITLKVRQELESYWQKCCFGDEQRAAFQPFYNDNFSEELLNHHDEELVKMKDLYEKNKQLYNNVHKWETVWDQFIELEKKSTDPSRLLNRGGNLLKDERERAKIQKQLLKLGEELKKSIENWEKENDSCFLVYNQRFLDSMAHQLQNHRIKKDQPKISSKRDEFATPKTTVKRAACVNTATPSKIRKVASNLTVLKAASCSNIPSNTAVASKQSIQNKKELSMKSSSNGKIFNSTLKENIDE
- the LOC110086255 gene encoding protein regulator of cytokinesis 1 isoform X2; the protein is MAKPMRQSEVLASSLVNSVTQAVGKLLDLWNEMGISHELQLERMQAAKAHIEVLLNEMIEEENSMKEKIENDIEIHKHQLNRLRDELKLDPYKVDKSLTILQLEKDLRLALECALKEKHERLKKLKRLQQEDQDLCSELYETPYYIPTGSIPSSLELEELQEHVEKLLKIKEQRLERFLKLRRQVREYNEEIGHIPDGTLESEMLAVEEHICLTKKNLEDLQLLIHQLQVKKESLIDTKECLVKEVQVLWDRLQWPQEERDQLTRTTGNCSISEAIKMWEEQLQSLNELKKEQLKEITLKVRQELESYWQKCCFGDEQRAAFQPFYNDNFSEELLNHHDEELVKMKDLYEKNKQLYNNVHKWETVWDQFIELEKKSTDPSRLLNRGGNLLKDERERAKIQKQLLKLGEELKKSIENWEKENDSCFLVYNQRFLDSMAHQLQNHRIKKDQPKISSKRDEFATPKTTVKRAACVNTATPSKIRKVASNLTVLKAASCSNIPSNTAVASKQSIQNKGKVIVQHECSRLRSVYLQLHFTDALQNHTSRFPVPITIRRVQGRQIYQPA
- the LOC110086255 gene encoding protein regulator of cytokinesis 1 isoform X3, yielding MAKPMRQSEVLASSLVNSVTQAVGKLLDLWNEMGISHELQLERMQAAKAHIEVLLNEMIEEENSMKEKIENDIEIHKHQLNRLRDELKLDPYKVDKSLTILQLEKDLRLALECALKEKHERLKKLKRLQQEDQDLCSELYETPYYIPTGSIPSSLELEELQEHVEKLLKIKEQRLERFLKLRRQVREYNEEIGHIPDGTLESEMLAVEEHICLTKKNLEDLQLLIHQLQVKKESLIDTKECLVKEVQVLWDRLQWPQEERDQLTRTTGNCSISEAIKMWEEQLQSLNELKKEQLKEITLKVRQELESYWQKCCFGDEQRAAFQPFYNDNFSEELLNHHDEELVKMKDLYEKNKQLYNNVHKWETVWDQFIELEKKSTDPSRLLNRGGNLLKDERERAKIQKQLLKLGEELKKSIENWEKENDSCFLVYNQRFLDSMAHQLQNHRIKKDQPKISSKRDEFATPKTTVKRAACVNTATPSKIRKVASNLTVLKAASCSNIPSNTAVASKQSIQNKGKVIVQHECSRLRNALQNHTSRFPVPITIRRVQGRQIYQPA
- the LOC110086255 gene encoding protein regulator of cytokinesis 1 isoform X6, with the protein product MAKPMRQSEVLASSLVNSVTQAVGKLLDLWNEMGISHELQLERMQAAKAHIEVLLNEMIEEENSMKEKIENDIEIHKHQLNRLRDELKLDPYKVDKSLTILQLEKDLRLALECALKEKHERLKKLKRLQQEDQDLCSELYETPYYIPTGSIPSSLELEELQEHVEKLLKIKEQRLERFLKLRRQVREYNEEIGHIPDGTLESEMLAVEEHICLTKKNLEDLQLLIHQLQVKKESLIDTKECLVKEVQVLWDRLQWPQEERDQLTRTTGNCSISEAIKMWEEQLQSLNELKKEQLKEITLKVRQELESYWQKCCFGDEQRAAFQPFYNDNFSEELLNHHDEELVKMKDLYEKNKQLYNNVHKWETVWDQFIELEKKSTDPSRLLNRGGNLLKDERERAKIQKQLLKLGEELKKSIENWEKENDSCFLVYNQRFLDSMAHQLQNHRIKKDQPKISSKRDEFATPKTTVKRAACVNTATPSKIRKKELSMKSSSNGKIFNSTLKENIDE